The following proteins are co-located in the Wenzhouxiangella marina genome:
- a CDS encoding CSLREA domain-containing protein, whose protein sequence is MLKPSLLAIAIAQGLLLPSARAALITVNSANDGLPADDGSCTLREAIENANTDSQNGRTSPGECAAGSGVDEIGFDPGLFGNVQLISLSQGELAISESLSITGPGRDLLTIDANQASRHFNIDDGVAGSLSEVSISDLSLSNGAVNGNGGAVLSRENLSLSRSTISGSSALPNGPTGGGAIYAGEAGTANATLSLDAVTLSGNFARTWGGALRVEFDESGSVTVSNSAILDNFSQQSGGGAWIRVGANGSISLQGSQVNDNESVSNYGGLFLRANGGSEILLSGTTLSGNLSRVIGGAEIRSYESTAGAPGTITLRDTIISGNSAEFGAAGLRSAAGPYVDTLVERTLIDGNTADRSVGGANLVWSSGSLNIVNTIVSGNSSNERIGGLVLYNGTGQFELTGTATITDSRIVGNAANSIGGLYAYLYGSEVSGANLTISGTEISGNTAYDTAGAQIYLYGRFSPVTATISNSTISGNQADRSNGGLRLRASREAGETHVSTLELVDSTVTDNAADLAAATPGAGAGIRLYDIEPGAARLSLNRSIVAGNRLGGTGTLVDVDADGVAVEAAYSLIGDNTGSSLAEAPLGSPDANGNLIGDPNGSGIIDPRLGPLTDNGGTTRSHASRASSPALDAAGGSCGGIDQRGVPRPQGEACDMGSVENVDDLFKDRFEASTSSASFSNDLVWLDRQALDSLLGPSSGPVLALQGNAIGSSTLQQRWAQVRRFDDRLELRLSRARGDRIELGNWTPVTRPQLALHW, encoded by the coding sequence ATGCTGAAACCTAGCCTTCTGGCCATCGCCATCGCTCAGGGACTGCTCCTGCCTTCTGCACGAGCAGCGCTCATCACCGTCAACAGCGCCAACGACGGGCTGCCGGCCGATGACGGCAGCTGCACCCTGCGCGAGGCGATCGAGAACGCCAACACCGACTCGCAGAACGGCCGCACCAGCCCGGGTGAGTGCGCAGCAGGCAGCGGGGTCGACGAGATCGGATTCGACCCGGGCCTGTTCGGCAATGTCCAGCTGATCAGCCTGAGCCAGGGGGAGCTGGCCATTTCTGAATCGTTGTCGATCACCGGTCCGGGTCGGGACCTGCTGACGATCGATGCAAACCAGGCCAGCCGACATTTCAATATCGACGACGGCGTCGCTGGCAGCTTGAGCGAGGTGTCGATCAGCGACCTGAGCCTGAGCAACGGCGCGGTCAACGGGAACGGGGGCGCAGTCCTGAGCCGCGAGAATCTCTCGCTGTCGCGTTCGACGATCAGCGGCAGCTCTGCGCTGCCCAACGGCCCCACTGGAGGCGGCGCCATCTACGCTGGTGAGGCTGGCACCGCCAACGCCACTCTGAGTCTCGATGCAGTCACGCTGAGTGGCAACTTTGCGCGCACCTGGGGGGGCGCCTTGCGCGTGGAGTTCGATGAATCGGGCTCGGTCACCGTGTCCAACAGCGCCATCCTCGATAACTTTTCGCAACAGAGTGGTGGTGGGGCCTGGATTCGAGTCGGCGCAAACGGCTCGATCAGCCTCCAGGGCAGCCAGGTCAACGACAACGAGAGCGTGAGCAATTACGGTGGCTTGTTCCTGCGCGCCAACGGCGGCAGCGAGATTCTGCTCTCGGGCACCACGCTCAGCGGCAATCTGAGCCGGGTCATCGGTGGTGCGGAAATTCGATCCTATGAAAGCACGGCCGGCGCGCCGGGCACGATCACCCTTCGCGACACGATCATCTCGGGCAACAGCGCGGAATTCGGCGCGGCCGGCCTGCGGAGTGCGGCGGGTCCCTATGTGGATACGCTCGTCGAGCGAACCCTGATCGATGGCAACACGGCAGACCGGAGCGTCGGCGGCGCCAATCTGGTCTGGTCTTCAGGCTCCCTGAATATCGTGAATACGATCGTCTCGGGTAACAGTTCGAATGAGCGCATCGGCGGACTTGTACTTTACAACGGCACCGGACAATTCGAACTCACAGGCACAGCCACGATTACCGACAGCCGGATCGTCGGCAACGCGGCCAACTCGATCGGCGGGCTCTATGCGTATCTCTATGGGAGCGAGGTCTCGGGCGCCAACCTCACGATCTCGGGTACTGAAATTTCCGGCAACACGGCTTACGACACGGCCGGTGCCCAGATCTATCTCTACGGCCGCTTCTCCCCCGTAACGGCGACAATTTCCAACTCGACCATCTCGGGCAACCAGGCCGATCGATCCAACGGTGGGCTGCGCCTTCGCGCCTCGCGCGAAGCGGGAGAAACGCACGTCAGTACGCTCGAGTTGGTCGACAGCACCGTGACCGACAACGCCGCCGATCTTGCCGCCGCGACGCCCGGCGCCGGGGCGGGAATCCGTCTCTACGACATCGAGCCCGGTGCCGCTCGCCTGAGCCTGAACCGAAGCATCGTGGCCGGTAATCGCCTTGGCGGGACGGGCACCCTGGTCGACGTGGACGCCGACGGCGTGGCCGTCGAGGCGGCCTATTCGCTCATCGGCGACAACACGGGCTCGAGCCTGGCCGAAGCGCCGCTCGGCTCGCCCGACGCGAACGGCAATCTGATCGGTGACCCCAACGGGAGCGGCATCATCGACCCGCGCCTGGGGCCACTCACGGACAACGGCGGGACGACCCGCAGCCATGCATCCAGGGCCAGCTCGCCGGCACTGGATGCGGCGGGGGGCAGCTGTGGTGGTATCGACCAGCGCGGCGTGCCACGTCCCCAGGGCGAAGCCTGCGACATGGGCTCGGTCGAAAACGTGGACGATCTGTTCAAGGATCGATTCGAAGCCAGCACCTCAAGCGCCTCTTTTTCGAACGACCTCGTATGGCTCGATCGGCAAGCGCTCGATAGCCTGCTCGGTCCATCATCCGGGCCAGTGCTTGCCCTGCAGGGCAACGCGATCGGTTCATCGACGCTGCAACAACGCTGGGCGCAGGTCCGTCGCTTCGATGACCGGTTGGAGCTCCGCTTGAGCCGGGCGCGGGGGGATCGCATCGAACTGGGCAACTGGACGCCGGTCACGCGCCCTCAACTCGCGCTTCACTGGTAA
- a CDS encoding NAD(P)H-dependent glycerol-3-phosphate dehydrogenase — MSARIAVLGAGSWGTALALQLARQGHEVRLWARDPAQAEAMQRDRVNERYLPGFALPENLSVSADFDACLADVDRLLVVTPSHAFPETLERLAPHLTPEMGLAWASKGFEPGSGRLLHVVAEERFGTAMPLALITGPSFAKEVAAGLPTAVTVAASSPEFGETWAGLLHGSGFRAYYTSDLTGAELGGAVKNVLAVACGMADGLELGANTRAALITRGLAETMRLGKAMDADPRTLMGLAGIGDLVLTCTGDLSRNRRLGLALGRGQSVDEAVAEIGQVVEGIKTSQETMRLAERYGVDMPITEQVHGILFKGWNARTGVKVLMERDLKRETE, encoded by the coding sequence ATGAGCGCTCGCATCGCCGTCCTCGGTGCCGGCTCCTGGGGCACCGCACTGGCACTTCAGCTCGCCCGTCAGGGCCACGAAGTCCGCCTGTGGGCCCGGGACCCGGCCCAGGCCGAGGCGATGCAGCGTGACCGGGTCAACGAACGCTATCTGCCCGGCTTCGCGCTGCCCGAGAACCTCTCGGTCAGCGCCGATTTCGACGCCTGCCTCGCCGACGTCGACCGGCTGCTGGTGGTCACGCCCAGCCACGCCTTCCCGGAAACCCTGGAACGCCTGGCGCCACACCTGACACCCGAAATGGGCCTGGCCTGGGCGAGCAAGGGCTTCGAGCCCGGCAGCGGTCGTCTGCTGCACGTGGTCGCCGAGGAACGCTTCGGCACGGCGATGCCCCTGGCCCTGATCACCGGGCCGTCCTTTGCCAAGGAAGTCGCCGCCGGGCTGCCGACGGCCGTCACCGTCGCTGCCAGCAGTCCCGAGTTCGGTGAGACCTGGGCCGGGCTGCTGCACGGCTCGGGCTTTCGCGCCTACTACACCTCGGACCTGACCGGTGCCGAACTGGGCGGGGCGGTCAAGAACGTGCTGGCCGTGGCCTGCGGCATGGCCGACGGTCTGGAGCTCGGCGCCAACACCCGCGCCGCGCTCATCACTCGCGGCCTGGCCGAAACCATGCGCCTGGGCAAAGCCATGGACGCCGACCCCCGCACCCTGATGGGTCTGGCCGGCATCGGCGATCTGGTGCTGACCTGCACCGGCGATCTGTCGCGCAACCGCCGCCTGGGGCTGGCCCTGGGCCGCGGCCAGAGCGTCGACGAGGCCGTGGCCGAGATCGGGCAGGTCGTCGAAGGCATCAAGACCTCGCAGGAGACCATGCGCCTGGCCGAGCGCTACGGCGTCGACATGCCGATCACCGAGCAGGTCCATGGCATCCTGTTCAAGGGCTGGAATGCGCGCACCGGCGTCAAGGTGCTGATGGAGCGCGACCTCAAGCGCGAAACGGAATAG
- a CDS encoding tRNA (cytidine(34)-2'-O)-methyltransferase, producing the protein MQRLELALFEPEIAPNTGNLMRLCVNLPARLHLIEPLGFALDDRRLRRAGLDYRERAVVQRHTDLDAFIELHPPARWWAFTTRGSVRHSDCSFQWGDVLLFGPETRGLPDTVLDRVPKDRWVRIPQLPGARSLNLANAASVAAYEAWRQLDFAGAVL; encoded by the coding sequence ATGCAGCGCCTGGAACTGGCGCTCTTCGAGCCCGAAATCGCCCCGAACACGGGCAATCTGATGCGTCTTTGCGTCAATCTGCCGGCCCGCTTGCACCTGATCGAACCGCTGGGTTTCGCCCTCGATGACCGGCGCCTGCGACGCGCCGGACTGGACTACCGGGAGCGCGCCGTCGTCCAGCGCCATACGGATCTGGATGCCTTCATCGAGCTGCATCCGCCGGCGCGCTGGTGGGCCTTTACCACGCGCGGCAGCGTTCGCCACAGCGATTGCAGCTTTCAGTGGGGCGATGTCCTGCTGTTCGGTCCGGAGACCCGGGGCCTGCCGGACACGGTACTGGATCGAGTGCCGAAGGACCGCTGGGTGCGGATTCCGCAGCTGCCGGGAGCGCGCAGCCTGAATCTGGCCAATGCGGCCTCGGTCGCGGCTTATGAGGCCTGGCGCCAGCTCGATTTCGCGGGTGCGGTGCTTTAG
- a CDS encoding CSLREA domain-containing protein, with the protein MLRHSFLTAAVAQALLLGAARAATITVDATIDAVPADDGSCTLREAIENANTDSQNGRTSPGECEAGQGADLIDFDASIFGGTQIITLSQGEMVITESITIAGTGAELLTIDANQASRHFHIDDGSSGELSQANLSDLALVNGSVTGNGGAILTRENLILERSTISGSVAEGSSVGIGRGGAIYAGGQGTPNAYLMIESSNLINNESHIFGGAVVAELGDDSSVVINDSFVENNASLQSVGGARIRSGINASILIQNSSISVNTSVFNYGGLFIQVDESSSVVLQDTVVSQNSGRRIGGAEIRLDFSPANAPGSLSIRDSFLSGNLAEFGPAGLATSALGHVDTTIERTSIRNNTATRSYGGANVSWHSGDVQIIDSTISGNVAGQNSGGLYLSSYSDQSAILGNVSLIGSRISGNSAASIGGLKVYLYGSELSAANLLISGSEISDNSAYDTAGAEVYLYGRYSSTSATISNTTISGNEADRFNGGLRVRATREPGETHVNTIELVDSTVTDNAADLATATPGAGAGIRLYDIEPGAGRLSLNRSIVAGNRLGGAGTVVDLDANGVAIEAAYSLIGDNTGSSLAEAPLGSPDANGNLIGDPNGSGVIDPRLGPLFENGGSARSHAPRASSPALDAAGTACSGPDQRGVPRPQGAACDMGSVELTDGVFSDRFEASTVITEFGRRVARLVRAGLLGLRSESSEATLLLEANEPGAPDLRHAWLHGRHRGRDPEIRLSRFEDGQLSLGAWVAVTEPHLEIRW; encoded by the coding sequence ATGCTAAGACACTCCTTTCTGACCGCCGCCGTCGCGCAGGCACTGCTGCTGGGTGCCGCCAGGGCGGCCACCATCACCGTCGATGCAACCATCGATGCGGTGCCGGCCGACGACGGCAGCTGTACGCTTCGCGAAGCCATCGAAAACGCCAACACAGACAGCCAGAATGGCCGCACCAGCCCGGGTGAGTGCGAGGCGGGGCAGGGGGCCGATCTGATCGACTTCGATGCGAGCATATTCGGCGGCACCCAGATCATCACCCTGAGCCAGGGCGAGATGGTGATCACCGAGTCGATCACGATCGCCGGCACCGGCGCGGAGCTGCTGACGATCGACGCCAATCAGGCCAGCCGCCATTTCCATATCGACGATGGCAGCAGCGGCGAGCTCAGCCAGGCGAACCTCAGCGATCTGGCCCTGGTCAACGGATCGGTCACCGGGAACGGCGGCGCGATTCTGACGCGTGAGAACCTGATCCTCGAACGATCGACGATTTCCGGGAGTGTTGCGGAAGGAAGTAGCGTTGGGATCGGCCGAGGAGGGGCGATCTATGCCGGTGGACAAGGCACGCCCAACGCATATCTGATGATCGAATCGTCAAACCTGATCAACAACGAGTCCCATATCTTTGGGGGCGCAGTCGTCGCTGAATTGGGTGATGACAGCTCCGTTGTCATCAACGACAGCTTTGTGGAAAACAACGCGTCCCTCCAGTCCGTCGGCGGCGCGAGAATACGATCGGGCATCAATGCCTCGATCCTGATCCAGAACAGTTCGATCAGTGTCAATACGAGCGTCTTCAACTACGGAGGACTCTTCATTCAGGTCGACGAGTCCAGCTCGGTTGTTTTGCAGGATACGGTGGTTTCGCAGAACTCGGGCAGGAGGATCGGCGGCGCGGAGATTCGCCTCGACTTCAGTCCGGCAAATGCGCCCGGTTCCCTCTCCATCCGAGACAGCTTCCTATCGGGAAACCTCGCTGAATTCGGCCCCGCAGGCCTGGCCACCTCTGCTCTGGGCCATGTCGACACAACGATCGAGCGAACCTCGATCAGGAACAATACCGCGACCCGTAGCTATGGCGGTGCGAACGTTTCATGGCATTCGGGCGACGTACAGATCATCGACTCGACCATCTCGGGCAACGTGGCGGGCCAGAACTCCGGCGGACTTTATCTCTCCTCCTATTCCGACCAGTCGGCCATTCTTGGCAATGTGTCGCTGATCGGGAGCCGGATCAGCGGTAATTCGGCGGCATCGATCGGTGGACTCAAGGTCTATCTGTATGGCAGCGAGCTTTCGGCAGCCAATCTGCTGATTTCAGGAAGCGAGATCTCGGACAACAGCGCCTACGACACGGCCGGCGCCGAGGTCTATCTCTACGGGCGCTATTCATCGACGTCGGCGACCATCTCCAACACGACGATCTCGGGCAACGAGGCGGATCGTTTCAATGGCGGGCTTCGCGTGCGCGCCACACGAGAGCCGGGCGAGACGCATGTCAATACCATCGAACTGGTGGACAGCACTGTCACGGACAATGCGGCGGACCTTGCCACCGCGACGCCGGGTGCCGGGGCGGGGATCCGCCTCTACGACATCGAGCCCGGCGCCGGACGCCTGAGCCTGAACCGGAGCATCGTGGCCGGTAACCGACTCGGCGGCGCGGGCACAGTGGTCGACCTGGACGCCAACGGTGTCGCCATCGAGGCGGCCTATTCGCTGATCGGCGACAACACGGGCTCGAGCCTGGCCGAAGCGCCTCTTGGATCACCCGATGCCAATGGCAATCTGATCGGCGATCCGAATGGAAGCGGTGTCATCGACCCGCGCCTGGGGCCGCTGTTCGAAAACGGCGGGTCGGCCCGAAGCCATGCGCCCAGGGCCAGCTCACCGGCACTGGATGCGGCAGGGACCGCCTGCAGCGGCCCGGACCAGCGCGGCGTGCCTCGGCCGCAGGGCGCGGCCTGTGACATGGGTTCGGTGGAGCTGACCGACGGGGTGTTTTCCGATCGCTTCGAGGCCTCGACGGTCATCACCGAGTTCGGCCGTCGAGTGGCCCGACTCGTGCGGGCGGGGCTGCTTGGGCTGCGAAGCGAGTCCTCCGAGGCCACTTTGCTGCTCGAGGCCAACGAGCCGGGGGCCCCGGATTTGCGTCACGCCTGGCTGCATGGGCGACATCGAGGGCGGGATCCCGAGATCCGCCTGTCGCGCTTCGAAGACGGCCAACTGAGCCTGGGCGCCTGGGTGGCCGTGACGGAACCTCATCTTGAAATTCGCTGGTAG
- a CDS encoding adenosylcobalamin-dependent ribonucleoside-diphosphate reductase yields the protein MSVSAEALTAALPDIAFQEASLDIWDKKYRLKSKTGEIIDKEMDDTYRRVARALSAVEATPEAREHWFREFLWALRRGAIPAGRITSNAGALDHKPATSTINCTVSGTIGDSMNDILGKVHEAGLTLKAGCGIGYEFSTLRPKGAYVSGAGAYTSGPLSFMDIYDKMCFTVSSAGGRRGAQMATFDISHPDVADFIRAKRADGVLRQFNCSLLITDDFIRAVKNEEDWPLVFPVLDSEAGEIDLSDPEQVVWRDWPQTQGYVVNEEGLVACRIYRTIPAKRLWNMIMTSTYDYAEPGFVLVDRINDQNNNWWCENIRATNPCGEQPLPPYGACLLGSVNLTRFVEDPFTEDARFNWDEYRRTVKIFTRMLDNVVEINGLPLEQQRKEIEYKRRHGMGFLGLGSTVTMLRMKYGQADSLEFTERVAREMAVAGWEVGLELAEEKGPAPIMNDEFEVTAQMLRQRPEMKADGFQVGDKVPGRVLHARYSRYMRKVAEVAPELVEKLAETGARFTHHTSIAPTGTISLSLANNASNGIEPSFAHHYNRNVIREGKKSKEKVSVYSYELLAYRTLVNPQAMPYSEDPAEQLPDYFLTAETITPKEHVGIQAAAQKWIDSSISKTANVPTDYPYEDFKDIYLFAWEQGLKGCTTFRFNPQAFQGVLVTEKDLESTTYTFELEDGSTVELKGNEEVEYDGEVHTAANLFDALKEGYYGKF from the coding sequence ATGAGTGTTTCGGCAGAAGCCCTGACGGCGGCGCTCCCTGACATCGCGTTTCAGGAAGCGTCCCTGGATATCTGGGACAAGAAGTATCGACTGAAGTCGAAAACAGGGGAAATCATCGACAAGGAAATGGACGACACCTATCGACGTGTCGCCCGCGCCCTGTCCGCCGTCGAGGCCACCCCGGAGGCCCGTGAACACTGGTTCCGCGAATTCCTCTGGGCGCTGCGCCGCGGTGCCATCCCCGCCGGGCGCATCACCTCCAATGCCGGCGCCCTGGATCACAAGCCCGCCACCTCGACCATCAACTGCACGGTCTCCGGCACGATCGGCGACTCGATGAACGACATCCTCGGCAAGGTGCACGAAGCCGGCCTGACCCTGAAGGCGGGCTGCGGCATCGGCTACGAGTTCTCGACGCTGCGCCCGAAAGGCGCCTACGTGTCGGGTGCCGGCGCCTACACCTCGGGCCCGCTGTCGTTCATGGACATCTACGACAAGATGTGCTTCACCGTGTCCTCGGCCGGCGGCCGGCGCGGTGCGCAGATGGCGACCTTCGACATCTCGCACCCGGACGTGGCCGATTTCATCCGCGCCAAGCGCGCCGACGGCGTGCTGCGGCAATTCAACTGCTCGCTGCTGATCACCGATGACTTCATCCGCGCCGTCAAGAACGAAGAGGACTGGCCGCTGGTCTTCCCGGTCCTCGACAGCGAAGCCGGCGAGATCGACCTGAGCGATCCCGAGCAAGTGGTCTGGCGCGACTGGCCGCAGACCCAGGGTTACGTGGTCAACGAGGAAGGCCTGGTCGCCTGCAGGATCTACAGGACCATCCCGGCCAAGCGCCTGTGGAACATGATCATGACCAGCACCTACGACTATGCCGAGCCGGGCTTCGTGCTGGTCGACCGCATCAATGACCAGAACAACAACTGGTGGTGCGAGAACATCCGCGCCACCAACCCCTGCGGCGAACAGCCCCTGCCGCCCTACGGCGCCTGCCTGCTGGGCTCGGTCAACCTGACCCGCTTCGTCGAGGACCCCTTCACCGAGGACGCGCGCTTCAACTGGGACGAGTACCGTCGCACGGTCAAGATCTTTACCCGCATGCTCGACAACGTGGTCGAGATCAACGGGCTGCCGCTGGAACAGCAGCGCAAGGAGATCGAGTACAAGCGACGCCACGGCATGGGTTTCCTGGGGCTGGGCTCCACGGTCACGATGCTGCGCATGAAGTACGGCCAGGCCGATTCCCTGGAGTTCACCGAAAGGGTCGCCCGGGAAATGGCCGTGGCGGGCTGGGAAGTGGGTCTGGAGCTGGCCGAAGAGAAGGGCCCGGCGCCGATCATGAACGACGAGTTCGAGGTCACGGCCCAGATGCTCCGCCAGCGCCCGGAAATGAAGGCCGATGGCTTTCAGGTCGGCGACAAGGTTCCGGGCCGCGTGCTGCACGCCCGCTACAGCCGCTACATGCGCAAGGTGGCAGAAGTCGCACCCGAGCTGGTCGAGAAGCTCGCCGAGACCGGCGCACGCTTCACCCATCACACCTCGATCGCTCCGACCGGCACCATCTCCCTGTCCCTGGCCAACAACGCCTCGAACGGCATCGAGCCCAGCTTCGCCCATCACTACAACCGCAACGTGATCCGCGAAGGCAAGAAGAGCAAGGAGAAGGTCAGCGTCTACTCCTACGAGCTGCTGGCCTACCGCACCCTGGTCAACCCGCAGGCCATGCCGTACTCGGAGGACCCGGCCGAGCAGCTGCCCGACTACTTCCTGACCGCCGAAACGATCACGCCGAAGGAGCACGTCGGCATCCAGGCCGCGGCGCAGAAGTGGATCGATTCGTCGATCTCCAAGACCGCCAACGTGCCGACGGATTACCCCTACGAAGACTTCAAGGACATCTACCTGTTCGCATGGGAGCAGGGCCTCAAAGGCTGCACCACCTTCCGCTTCAACCCGCAGGCCTTCCAGGGCGTGCTGGTGACCGAGAAGGACCTCGAATCGACCACTTACACCTTCGAGCTGGAAGACGGTTCGACGGTGGAGCTCAAGGGCAACGAGGAAGTCGAATACGATGGCGAAGTGCACACCGCGGCGAACCTGTTCGACGCGTTGAAAGAAGGCTACTACGGGAAGTTCTGA
- a CDS encoding NrdJb yields MTVRINKKIVGYHVGEKKEESKAETDKKANRKADIIRMHEKLERPEGMECLEGATYKIRTPLDDHALYVTINDIVLNMGTEHEQRRPFEIFINSKNMDHFQWIVALTRVMSAVFRKGGDVTFMAEELQAVFDPKGGYFKPGGRFVPSIVADIGAVVEHHFKRIGLLEPDELSEQQQLMLKQKRAEVEAREKAEGQGADLPAVTPDSDTADYPASATLCHKCSTKAMVLLDGCQTCLACGYSKCG; encoded by the coding sequence ATGACGGTACGCATCAACAAGAAGATCGTCGGCTACCACGTCGGCGAAAAGAAGGAAGAGAGCAAAGCCGAGACGGACAAGAAGGCCAATCGCAAGGCCGACATCATCCGCATGCACGAAAAGCTCGAGCGTCCGGAAGGGATGGAGTGCCTGGAAGGCGCCACCTACAAGATCCGCACGCCCCTCGATGACCACGCTCTGTACGTGACGATCAACGACATCGTTTTGAACATGGGCACGGAGCACGAGCAGCGCCGACCCTTCGAGATCTTCATCAACTCGAAGAACATGGATCACTTCCAGTGGATCGTGGCCCTGACCCGAGTCATGTCCGCCGTGTTCCGCAAGGGCGGTGACGTCACCTTCATGGCCGAGGAACTGCAGGCCGTGTTCGACCCGAAGGGCGGCTACTTCAAGCCCGGCGGTCGCTTCGTGCCGTCCATCGTCGCCGACATCGGCGCCGTGGTCGAGCACCACTTCAAGCGCATCGGCTTGCTGGAGCCCGACGAACTCAGCGAGCAGCAGCAGCTGATGCTCAAGCAGAAGCGCGCCGAGGTCGAAGCCCGCGAAAAAGCCGAAGGGCAGGGCGCCGACCTCCCGGCCGTCACGCCCGACAGCGACACCGCCGACTACCCGGCCTCCGCCACGCTCTGCCACAAGTGCTCGACCAAGGCGATGGTGCTGCTCGACGGCTGCCAGACCTGCCTGGCCTGCGGCTATTCGAAGTGCGGCTAG
- a CDS encoding helix-turn-helix transcriptional regulator, with protein MTQDLHTELQSLLQAESSDRALNDLLKALRQRPVAGVCGFSYPLERHAAHEVKVHWAQDLSGELEALSVEDFAQQGFDNTPAWLLRWALTRAQPFHLRRYSRYLPFSTVIILRSTKPPDGRGLKDLIAVPYPHAPRGLGALIGLFEPIPDSVVRELVLLTTACLARQPWGIEAEHRSVLSERQLECLQWIVAGKSLEDTARIIGMSYSNVRYHLERAKEQTGLHSLQQLVAFAAVEYGLSPFGPERPPDESDQPRRARG; from the coding sequence TTGACTCAGGACTTACATACGGAGCTGCAGAGCCTGTTGCAGGCGGAAAGCAGTGATCGGGCCTTGAATGATTTGTTGAAGGCGCTGCGCCAGCGGCCAGTGGCCGGCGTCTGCGGCTTCAGTTACCCCCTGGAGCGCCACGCCGCCCACGAGGTAAAGGTGCACTGGGCCCAGGATCTGTCCGGTGAGCTGGAGGCGCTCTCGGTCGAAGATTTTGCGCAGCAGGGTTTCGACAACACACCGGCCTGGCTGCTGCGCTGGGCCTTGACCCGCGCTCAGCCGTTTCACCTTCGCCGCTATTCTCGCTACCTGCCTTTCTCGACGGTAATCATTCTCCGATCCACCAAACCGCCTGATGGGCGAGGGCTCAAGGACCTGATCGCAGTCCCCTACCCCCATGCGCCGCGAGGCCTGGGCGCGCTTATCGGGCTGTTCGAGCCGATTCCGGACTCGGTCGTACGGGAACTGGTGCTGTTGACGACCGCTTGTCTGGCCCGGCAGCCCTGGGGCATCGAAGCAGAGCATCGCTCCGTTCTCAGCGAGCGCCAGCTGGAGTGCCTGCAGTGGATCGTCGCTGGCAAGTCGCTGGAAGACACTGCACGAATCATCGGGATGAGCTATTCCAACGTCCGATATCACTTGGAACGCGCCAAGGAACAGACGGGCCTGCACAGCCTGCAGCAGCTGGTGGCCTTTGCCGCAGTCGAATACGGTCTTTCGCCGTTCGGCCCGGAACGTCCGCCCGACGAATCAGATCAGCCGAGACGGGCGAGGGGATAG